A window of the Verrucomicrobiia bacterium genome harbors these coding sequences:
- a CDS encoding tetratricopeptide repeat protein: MPRKVIARRSPTNAGPRRRHGFRIAALLLPLAILAGVEFGLRLTGRHRPADFWIPGPAPGRLMPNPDFAARFVGPSLARMPRARIVDATRPAESLRVLVFGESAALGDPEPAFGVSRFLQALLEARLPDRRIEVINTAVTALNSHAILDAASDSQRLQADFWVVYPGNNEVIGPFGPAAVPSGVPPSRALIRWGLAVRRTALGQWLADRQAVTAGGLSLTQRWAGLETFLDRKVPPDSPGLDRAYDHYASNLREIVACGLRSGAKVIVGTMAVNLPDCPPLGSRWSLETNAPALAQWARAVAKALEADQGADVDAAVDAWIQAAALRPEDAETRHHLGLARLSAGDATGGRTDLEASRDLDPLRFRADSRIQEITRDTARSFPTNTVRLVDAARQLTGPDPDRPPGADLFFEHVHLRPEGSYALARMFASEILDLIGDPTRTGAWLSYEGCLGRLGWTPHAAARLWGQARTVTQRPPFSQQSNAALRDRYLDDRIAEANAAARALALPAAIAAVAETVRKHPDDWELREQLARLHQLAGQWPQAAAEGREVVSRAPGHVVGWYQLGESLSQAGDRDGAAAAYREALVLRDDFIEARVGLARVLAEEGQWAQALGALDAVLEDVPDHLVARVNRALTLMGLERFDEAEAALRATAEAHPRSPLPMVRLGEILSARNSHGAAAAAYAEAAARDPQNAAIHHRLGIEHSKSGDAPGAEAALREAVTLAPRAFTPRLDLGVALAQQSRFAEAIPEFEAAAALEPTNRVVQQYLDLAHRRLREGDGR, from the coding sequence GTGCCCCGAAAGGTCATTGCGCGACGCAGCCCGACCAACGCTGGTCCCCGCCGGCGGCACGGATTTCGCATCGCCGCCCTGCTCCTTCCCCTCGCCATCCTCGCCGGCGTGGAATTCGGGCTGCGACTGACCGGACGCCACCGCCCCGCCGATTTCTGGATCCCCGGCCCGGCTCCCGGACGCCTCATGCCCAATCCGGATTTCGCGGCGCGGTTTGTGGGCCCATCCCTGGCCCGCATGCCCAGGGCCAGGATCGTTGACGCCACCCGACCGGCCGAATCGCTGCGAGTTCTGGTCTTTGGTGAGTCCGCCGCCCTTGGGGATCCGGAACCGGCCTTTGGCGTTTCACGCTTCCTCCAAGCCCTGCTGGAGGCCCGGCTGCCCGACCGCCGCATCGAGGTGATCAATACCGCCGTCACCGCCCTGAACTCCCACGCCATTCTCGACGCCGCCTCGGATTCCCAACGGCTCCAGGCGGATTTCTGGGTGGTCTATCCGGGAAACAACGAAGTCATCGGGCCGTTCGGACCGGCCGCGGTGCCGTCCGGAGTCCCTCCCTCGCGGGCCCTCATCCGGTGGGGTCTGGCGGTGCGCCGGACGGCCCTCGGACAATGGCTCGCGGACCGCCAGGCGGTGACTGCCGGTGGACTTTCCCTGACGCAGCGTTGGGCGGGATTGGAAACCTTCCTCGACCGGAAGGTCCCCCCGGACTCCCCGGGCCTGGATCGGGCGTATGACCACTATGCCTCCAACCTCCGCGAGATCGTGGCGTGCGGACTCCGATCGGGGGCGAAGGTGATTGTGGGGACCATGGCCGTGAATCTCCCCGACTGCCCGCCGCTTGGATCCCGTTGGAGCCTGGAAACCAATGCTCCGGCGCTCGCCCAATGGGCCCGGGCGGTGGCCAAAGCCCTCGAGGCGGACCAGGGTGCCGACGTGGACGCGGCAGTGGACGCCTGGATCCAGGCCGCCGCGCTGCGTCCCGAGGACGCCGAGACCCGCCACCACCTCGGTCTCGCCCGGCTCAGCGCAGGGGATGCCACCGGTGGCCGCACCGACCTCGAGGCCTCACGCGACCTGGACCCGCTCCGCTTTCGGGCGGACTCGCGCATCCAGGAGATCACCCGCGACACCGCACGATCCTTCCCGACAAACACCGTGCGCCTGGTGGATGCCGCCCGGCAACTGACCGGTCCCGATCCGGACCGTCCCCCGGGAGCCGACCTGTTCTTCGAGCACGTCCATTTGCGTCCCGAAGGCAGTTACGCACTCGCCCGGATGTTTGCCTCGGAAATTCTGGATCTGATCGGTGACCCAACGAGAACGGGCGCATGGCTGTCCTACGAAGGATGTCTGGGGCGACTTGGATGGACACCGCATGCCGCGGCCCGGCTGTGGGGCCAGGCACGCACGGTGACCCAGCGCCCCCCGTTTTCCCAACAGAGCAATGCCGCGCTTCGAGACCGCTATCTGGATGACCGGATTGCCGAGGCCAACGCTGCGGCACGGGCCCTCGCCCTGCCCGCCGCCATCGCGGCCGTGGCCGAAACGGTGCGGAAGCACCCGGACGACTGGGAACTGCGCGAGCAACTCGCGCGCCTGCATCAACTCGCCGGCCAATGGCCCCAAGCGGCCGCGGAGGGCCGGGAGGTGGTGTCCCGGGCGCCGGGACATGTGGTGGGGTGGTATCAGTTGGGGGAAAGCCTGTCCCAGGCGGGTGATCGAGACGGCGCAGCGGCCGCGTATCGCGAGGCTCTCGTGCTGCGGGACGATTTCATCGAGGCCCGGGTCGGCCTGGCCCGCGTGCTCGCCGAAGAGGGGCAATGGGCTCAGGCGCTGGGCGCGTTGGATGCCGTCCTGGAGGACGTGCCGGACCATCTGGTGGCCCGGGTCAATCGCGCCCTGACCTTGATGGGGCTGGAGCGGTTCGATGAGGCGGAGGCCGCCCTGCGGGCCACGGCCGAGGCGCACCCCCGGTCGCCGCTCCCGATGGTCCGGCTGGGCGAGATCCTGTCGGCCAGGAATTCCCATGGAGCCGCAGCGGCCGCCTATGCAGAGGCGGCAGCGCGAGATCCGCAGAATGCCGCGATCCACCATCGGCTGGGCATCGAACATTCCAAGTCTGGAGACGCACCGGGCGCCGAAGCGGCCCTGCGGGAGGCCGTCACGCTGGCCCCCAGGGCCTTCACGCCGCGACTGGACCTGGGCGTGGCCCTCGCCCAGCAGTCCCGATTCGCGGAGGCGATCCCCGAGTTTGAGGCGGCGGCGGCGCTTGAACCCACCAACCGGGTGGTGCAGCAATACCTCGACCTCGCGCACCGGAGACTTCGAGAGGGGGACGGGCGCTGA
- a CDS encoding DMT family transporter, with amino-acid sequence MIGFPAVFAAALAAVLFALSSVAAKRSVSLLGPATANLLRMLLATVVLGLLAHGFGVGLGGPSFGWFLVSGIIGFGICDTALFLALPRLGAQLTTLMVQCLAAPIAALTEWLWLGTRLTAGQLTAGGVILAGVVLALFPGKGRSPAAHAGWLGLALGGIAAAGQAWGAVLSRHGQLLARDAGHPVDGLSVAYQRILAGLVFTVAWWLWARHAGRVGPADGVPKWRPAVPWIAVNALSGPSLGVAAYQWALQWQPTGVVMAITALTPLAVIPLAWALDGERPGIRSVAGGLVGVGGAVWLALHG; translated from the coding sequence GTGATTGGCTTTCCGGCTGTGTTCGCCGCCGCGCTGGCCGCCGTCTTGTTCGCCCTGTCGTCTGTCGCGGCAAAACGCTCGGTCTCACTCCTGGGTCCCGCGACCGCGAACCTGCTCCGCATGCTGCTGGCCACAGTGGTCCTCGGACTCCTGGCACACGGATTTGGGGTGGGACTGGGCGGTCCGTCGTTCGGATGGTTTCTCGTCAGCGGCATCATCGGCTTTGGCATTTGCGACACCGCCCTGTTCCTCGCCCTGCCCCGGCTGGGCGCACAATTGACCACGCTCATGGTGCAGTGCCTCGCCGCGCCCATCGCAGCGCTCACCGAATGGCTCTGGCTGGGCACCCGGTTGACCGCCGGACAATTGACCGCCGGCGGCGTCATCCTTGCCGGCGTGGTTCTGGCCCTGTTTCCCGGCAAGGGACGGTCCCCCGCGGCGCACGCCGGCTGGCTGGGCCTGGCCCTGGGCGGCATCGCCGCGGCCGGACAGGCCTGGGGTGCCGTCCTGAGCCGCCACGGGCAATTGCTCGCCCGCGACGCCGGCCATCCCGTGGACGGCCTGTCCGTCGCCTACCAGCGCATCCTGGCCGGGCTTGTTTTCACCGTGGCGTGGTGGCTTTGGGCCCGCCATGCCGGCCGGGTCGGACCTGCGGACGGTGTCCCAAAGTGGCGACCGGCCGTTCCGTGGATCGCCGTCAACGCTCTCAGCGGCCCCTCCCTCGGGGTCGCCGCCTACCAGTGGGCGTTGCAATGGCAGCCAACGGGGGTGGTGATGGCCATCACCGCACTGACGCCCCTTGCGGTAATCCCCCTCGCCTGGGCCCTCGACGGCGAGCGCCCGGGAATCCGGTCCGTTGCCGGCGGCCTGGTGGGCGTTGGCGGCGCGGTCTGGCTGGCCCTGCACGGGTGA
- a CDS encoding carbohydrate kinase has translation MAPSVVCLGEVLWDLLPAGPQLGGAPANVAVHARSLGARAALVSRVGDDAPGRQAVAALAARGVDTAAVSTDPDLPTGTVGVELDATGKPRFIIHEPAAWDHLTAGSGARHLMATADAVCFGTLAQRNTRSREAIHGLLAASAASRLVLCDINLRPPFVDRTVVEMSLQAADILKLSGDELPMLAALLGLEGGVESQVVALARRFDLETVLVTLGAGGCRAWADGHWTTEPGRSVTVLDTIGAGDAFTAAYLVGRLAGRPLDAVLRHATDIAAFVCTQAGATPELPEALTAPFRSPNAQRV, from the coding sequence ATGGCGCCCTCGGTCGTCTGCCTCGGCGAGGTGCTCTGGGACCTCCTGCCCGCCGGCCCCCAATTGGGCGGTGCACCCGCCAATGTGGCGGTTCATGCCCGCAGCCTGGGCGCCCGCGCCGCCCTCGTCTCCCGCGTGGGTGACGACGCGCCCGGCCGGCAGGCGGTCGCCGCGCTGGCGGCCCGGGGTGTGGACACCGCGGCAGTCTCCACTGACCCCGACCTTCCGACCGGCACCGTGGGTGTGGAGCTCGATGCCACCGGCAAACCCCGCTTCATCATCCATGAGCCGGCAGCCTGGGACCACCTCACGGCGGGATCCGGGGCGCGACACCTGATGGCGACGGCGGATGCCGTGTGCTTCGGCACTCTGGCCCAGCGCAACACACGATCCCGGGAGGCGATCCACGGCCTCCTTGCCGCATCCGCGGCGTCACGACTGGTGCTCTGTGACATCAACCTGCGGCCGCCGTTCGTGGACCGCACCGTCGTCGAGATGTCGCTGCAGGCTGCCGACATCCTCAAGCTCAGCGGCGATGAACTCCCGATGCTGGCGGCATTGCTGGGATTGGAGGGCGGCGTGGAGTCGCAGGTCGTGGCCCTGGCCCGGCGCTTTGATCTCGAGACCGTGCTGGTCACCCTTGGCGCCGGCGGCTGCCGGGCGTGGGCCGACGGTCACTGGACGACCGAGCCCGGGCGAAGCGTGACGGTGCTGGACACCATCGGCGCCGGCGATGCCTTCACCGCCGCCTACCTCGTGGGACGGCTCGCCGGCCGGCCGCTGGACGCCGTCCTGCGTCACGCAACCGACATTGCCGCCTTCGTCTGTACCCAGGCCGGCGCCACTCCGGAACTCCCGGAGGCCCTGACCGCTCCGTTCCGGTCCCCGAACGCACAACGAGTCTGA
- a CDS encoding prepilin-type N-terminal cleavage/methylation domain-containing protein: MKASPFQVRNRVSGFTLIELLVVIAIIAILAGMLLPALANAKEKANRTACMNNLKQVGLFMQFYTDEFRDTFPAHRNLGQSDNPVQALTNWWGTSIVSYGNNASNLFRCPSAKGKRTDTGVRWEWAFDAHKVGYGYNGYFLGRHPYGPETITVGGVRFDVAPWFKRPAIVNPSLNILSGDSIPKADGFWSSSLWWPFSGMTRGQGLEGIDNNRHRGYGVVVFNDGHSESRRGITINPPVNPSSGGARGLENSQFWDPLNRAGR; the protein is encoded by the coding sequence ATGAAAGCGTCGCCCTTCCAGGTCCGGAATCGCGTTTCCGGATTCACCCTGATCGAGCTGCTGGTGGTGATCGCGATCATCGCCATTCTCGCCGGAATGCTCCTCCCCGCGCTCGCCAACGCGAAGGAAAAGGCAAACCGCACCGCCTGCATGAACAACCTCAAGCAGGTCGGCCTGTTCATGCAGTTCTACACCGACGAATTCCGCGACACCTTCCCGGCGCATCGCAATCTCGGACAATCCGACAACCCGGTGCAGGCGCTGACCAACTGGTGGGGCACCTCCATCGTGAGCTACGGGAACAATGCCTCCAACCTGTTCCGCTGCCCGAGCGCCAAGGGCAAACGGACCGACACCGGGGTGCGCTGGGAGTGGGCCTTCGACGCCCACAAGGTGGGCTACGGTTACAATGGCTACTTCCTGGGACGGCACCCCTACGGGCCGGAGACGATCACCGTCGGCGGGGTGCGGTTCGATGTCGCCCCGTGGTTCAAGCGGCCAGCGATCGTCAACCCGTCGCTGAACATTCTCAGCGGCGATTCCATCCCGAAGGCGGACGGCTTCTGGAGCAGCAGCCTGTGGTGGCCGTTCAGCGGCATGACCCGCGGCCAGGGGCTCGAGGGGATTGATAACAACCGGCACCGCGGCTACGGCGTCGTGGTGTTCAACGACGGACACTCCGAGAGCCGCCGCGGCATCACCATCAATCCCCCGGTCAACCCGTCGTCGGGCGGCGCGCGCGGCCTCGAAAATTCCCAGTTCTGGGATCCGCTCAATCGCGCCGGTCGCTGA